TGCAAGACCGTGTAGACTAGCTTTCTTCATAAAATGTCATCACATAAGAAGCACATGCATACACGCGGTTTATGCATGACACTCACGACACGATTTTAAACGAAATTCAACGAAGATAATTATTATAgtgataaaatattcaaattatgtattttaaagttttttttttaaatatattttgttatttatttatatctcacACCACTGTACTGTCTTGggagtcaatttttttttttattctgatgctaattactttaaaaggttgaaattatttttactatatgCCGGTAAATAGTGTACATAAGTTCAAACAGATCCGTATTGGCTTTATATTTTGGATGATTTTTGATTGTTATTAATTTGAAGACTAGATAACTATTGTTAATTTTCTTCATGGTTTAAACAAGTctatattctttttataatgTCTTTGTTGATTATGTTGCAACAAAGCCATTTTATCCTTTAATTAAAAGAGTGTTACATGAAATTGTTGTTGCACAATGCATAAcgcaaattttgataaatgatcATTGATCATTTGAGTACAATGCAAGATAATTGCTTCTATCGCaagaagtaaaattatttataaaataaatagttttggaATCTGTCTAGGCTTGAGGATTTGTTCGATTTGTTACGGGATTATATTAATGGGTCTCTAAAATAAGAAGATCGTAAACGATAATTATTGCTGcaggaaaaattttgaattcgatTGAATAATTGCTATGTCACTGGCTCGCATCAATGTCGGGTCTCCTTTGTAACGAAGTAAACATTAACGGATTtcgataacaatttttaaaatcaaaatcaacaatctttttacatttcaacGCCCTTTAAATGTTAATGTCGTATAAAGCCCAGGCACCACAGGCCTAAGCCTGTTATTATCGAACACGGTTATCAAAAAGCAACCGAAGAAAACGTCAACGGTAGTTGTAGTTAAGGGGAAATTAATTCAAACTAATCaaaatactcaaaataattGTAGGACTTGGAGATCATGGATCCTAATAGCCAAAAGACGATGACaagaaaatcattgaaatcgtACAGGAAAGAAATATATCtccattcaaaaatttaaaatcgagaTAAGGTCGACACTCATAACcaagaattgatttttaaaattgaacgtttaaaattcctaattaaacaacgAGGAAGATACAAAccagtgacgtcatacgtggatatcgccatagagattacatataaaactttgttttgttaaaaagagaTGGCCAACCTTTGAATGccatctttgattgcttataacttcttcgatttttaatcaatgttaatttcactttcaaattttgtcatgatatcaagtctagttttacatttttatgagtaatatggccaatttgacATGAAGACTATCCCCTACTGTCAACttgttcaaaaacaatttttggatcaattcataaaaagtttatttgaagatGGTCTAGTCAAATGGTAATTtgctttaaattgtttttgcgATGAACAAGCGCGTATGTATTTGAACATAGTGACAATAATAGCTTATATTATTAAGCCATATCAAAAGGGTCAAATCTGATGttttttaacacttaaaaaGTGACAATATTACGCATGATAACGTGACAACGAccactttgatttttttgctctagtttttatatgataaaattgtttgtattaatcgcttaaatttatttatcaaaagtaTGATTTTTCTTGTCAATCATTTTCTTCTCATCACCGATGTGTTAGACCATTATTATAGATGTCCATGAGTGGTTAACGAAATTATTCGTAACCAAATGccgactctgaataactttctTTCAATgcattattgtttttcaaaaaaaaattcaaaacatgtttaattttgcaataaattttttttaattttcaatatacttatttaattaacattaaatgtataaattcaaTCGTGAATCGTATGAATATTGtacctaaaaataattatgggaATTTTACAGTTAttgtttatttcgtttttgatttgtcaataatataattaaaaaataataaaattgtggaaggaaaattaaaagtttacgAAACATCGGAAATccgcttttattaaaatatggacAAAGTAGGTATTTTCAATGTTatagtttaatgtaaaaaatcgtGAGCTTCATGATTTTTTGACCTCTAACGTAATTCATAAGAATGTAGCCATTTTTATGAAATCTggccaattttttcaaaatttaagattttaaacaTCAGCAATTcagcaaaatttattaattgaaatatatcatagtatattaattttagtcccaagtttgtaacgcttgaaaatactgatgctacaaacaaaattttggtactggtgttcataaaatcacctaattagtccgttttcggttgtctgtccgtctgtttgtcaacacgataacttaaaaacgaaaacaaatatcaaggtgaaatttttatagcttgctaAGGACGTAATAAGTaaagttgagttcgtaaattagccaCAAGGGGCAATTGGTTCTTagttccgtaggacccatcttgtaaaccgttatagaaagaacaaaagtttaaatataaaaaatgtgccttatacaaaaataaacaacttttgtttggaacatattttcgtaaacatcactgtttactcgcgagggcgcaaattatgtgcaaattttatagtatgtattatatgagaatatcatttatgaatgtgtggctatctaagagtggatatctttctttatttacatgacgtaaaaaaccaaacgattgggtcatcaacactAGTCTATACTTGGTattgcaacaattaactcagtcaattctttgttttcacttgttttctaatAATTTGGATGTTAGGATTCTTATAAATTATACAGCGGAGTTAATTCCTTGCTTCATATTTTGTgtattaaatactaaaaattaattcattaatgaaTTCATATATCCGCccttaaaatgttttgaaaagtatataatatatgttattatacACATAACTTTCGAAATCtaatgaaattgttaaaaaaaatacggcAATTtctatgataataaattatttttgcaccgataatatttaataatatatattttgttctattttaatttaattacgattTACGGTTCATTagtcaagtaacataaaaaaaaaagatattaataagGACATATAACTTTCATTATAATTCACATAATCTGAAATAATATAGGCAATAACATATACATTAAAGAAACGTTgatagtataaaaaatttaaaatgtaacaaatatttaacgaattttaatttttttttttcaaatattattactaaataCTCTTACAAAACGCTTGTAAAGAAACATTCTTTTCTCTTTCACTTTCTTGAGCTTTTAGAATGGAATAATTGGCGGTTGAGTTAAACAAAAGTATTTGAAGTCAAAAGATATATCTGTAGAAAATAAGTGAAATGATGactcttttaataataaatcattaccATTAAATGCTACCAATCGGTTTTTTAAGGGGTTCGCTAAGAATAACTAGCGAGTAGCGATACTCCGATATCGATAGATAAAAAATTCACCTCTGATTCATGAAAATATAaccattttagtaaaaaaaatacttaggtACTTAAAACCCGATTTCATAATAAGATTAAAATGAAAGATTTGCTGTTGTTGTCAACATGCATACAACTTTTTGgcatttataatttgatttcttcTTTATGTTACCAATTAAACCCATGACTTCTAAAGCTGTGGCCtcatatttcataaattcaattttatttcaacgaAAATCGTTGAATTGACGAAACAAATATACACAGCTTTGGTTTAACaactaaacaataaaatttattttctcaaaattgacgGCGTGAGGCCAAAAAAAGCTCTCAAGAGAAAAATGGCTGTAACTCACTGCCAAGGAAGGTCTGTGAGCACTTCAAAATAATTCACcaacgtaaaaaatattcaactaactgatttagatttatttttagtttgacTCTGATTaattggagaaaaaaattagcaaattcCATTgtcaacaattaaaataattgcgaTATCTTGTTTAATAAATGCAAAATAGACATAAAATAGAACGAATGTATGTTTAGGCTAagagattattatttaaaaaataatgctcaaggtataaataaatattgaaaatttaaagagatatgacaatttattattattattattataattttttattatcaactttCTATATCAGCATGTGACTGGGTAATTTCCTATTCAATTCTATTTTAAGTTCGATTCTTTTTACGGGGGAACTGAAGATAAAGTCGATCTgttaaattaagtaattataactcagtttagagaaaaatattattttctttgatttaaacGCCACCCACCTTCTATTTAACTATGTAGCGTATACAGTTACATATTTCACAGGCTAAATCAGGCAGTTTATCTAAGGTCTGAaaccaaaaatttgattaaaaaaacttgattaattgataaaatataataatactaacttaatatccgcccgcttcgctggtcttaaaagtaaagacatttattatatattttacagaaatttttaatttatggttaaaaatgatgctcatagacgGGGtagtaaaatttcataaactaaatttaattttttttttaaatacatctttataaattatatgttcatGTGTTCAAAGTCaaatatatgagctatattattgtacactttcatttaaatccatttaGCATTTTTCTGCGGTTCATTTAGCTGTTCCCTCCATATACAATATGCTCCCTGCTACCAATTATTTAAGGCAgggctgaaaaaaaattattgttgtgtGTGTGCGTGTTTTTTTTTGCTGTACTCATATACCTAGGGCCCCTTtgctcaaaattattttttatgtccaaataaaaaagctaaaaattttatataaaattatccgTCAGTGAATGATTGCGTGGGACCTTGCAGGATTTGCTACTCGACTAATCCGCCACTGTGCGTAAAAAGCTTAAAAAGTTTGcatcgaaatttcaaaaacactCCCTTCAAATTGATAATCGAcagtgtttttttgaaaatgatgtttagaattaataaattaattaataaattttatatgacttTGCTTTGATCAAAATAGTTAGAGAGAtgtacatatgatttactgatggtcatggtAGCCGTCTTTTGAGCCTTAAATATGATAGCAGGTAATGTTCCAAGTCGCCCTATAAGGTTCCTCGAATTTCTATGTGTCATATTCCCCCCCCCCTCCCAGGGAATAATTCATGTTTTTCAAAGTGCTGCCAAAAAAATCCCTGACCACTTGCTTTTCTGCCAGACATATTTTCCTGACTCTCTTGACATCCTCAACACAACCAAACAAGTTTTACACAGACCcataacttcaaattttttaccgCATAACgacattttcggtttttttggCATTATTCGGGAATGGGACGACTTGCTGAGCTTAAACTTTGCAGGATGACTGCTCAGAATCACATCTAATGAATTATCAAACAAGCAGACAGTTTCAAGAATCATAACTTAGTGACAGTTTTTAAAATCTCCccctgggggggggggggtatgaCACACAGAAATTCGAGAAACCTTCAGGCTCAGCAGACGGTTaccatgaccatcagtaaatcaGTAAATATGTACATCTCTCTAGCTAAAAGTAATTTTACTGTTTTCATACACCCTGTAAAATGTTTACCtgtcaaaattaaaagaaaacagcTGACTGCTGACATAACtaacctaataaaaaatttattgaagggatatttgtaaaataataaaatttaaaaggaaataattaaacaaaaatgtcaaattattcaTATATCGATGAAAAGAATcctttttcaatcaaatttgaaaatattaatattgaaaatcaacattatgaattaatatttaaatgtaaagatgCTGAACAAATTCAGAAACAtacagaattaaaaattaaagatgaaaatattcatgaaattcaaacatattcaaatttaataattaaagaagaaattcaATCACATTCAGATTTAATGATTAAAGATATGGATGAAATTCAGACACCTTCAAATTTAActattaaatgtgaaaatatcgATGAAATTCAAACACATTcagatttaataattaaagaagaaattcaATCACATTCGGATTTAATGATTAAAGATAGGGATGAAATTCAAACACATTCAAATTTaactattaaaagtaaaattgatgaaattcaaacacattcaaatttaataattatagatCGAGATGAAATTCAGACACACACAAGCTTAGTGATTAAAGATGAAGGTATGAATGGAATTTATGCACgcaccaaaataaaaattgaagaggATAATATAGATGGAATTCAGACAAGCtcaaattcaacaataaaaaatgaagatattgaaaaaattcagaCACATgaggaaataattattaaaaatgaagatgTGGATGAAATTCAGACACATACAGAATTAGTGATTAAAAACGAAGATATGGATAATATTCAGACACGTACAGAGATAATAGATGAAAGTGCTGAAGAATCTGAGTCTGATGACACATTATCAcagaaaagtaataataataaacagaaaaaacgttttccatgtgatatatgttttaaaaaatatagaggaataaaagaattaattcaCCATAAAAGActtcatactggtgaaaaacctttttcatgtgatatttgtggtGGAAAATTTAATCGACAAGGCAGTTTAAACgtgcataaaaaattacattctggAGAAAGGCCATATTCATGTGATGTTTGCAACAAAACATTTACTCAACAAAGTAATTTACGGGTACATAGACAAATTCATAATGGTCAAAAAcgattttcatgtgatgtttgtgataaaacatttagtcGAAAAGATAGTTTAATCAATCATAAACGAATACATAATCGTGAAAAACCGTTTTCATGTAATGTTTGTGACAAAACATTTACacgaaaaaatgaattaaataaacatcAACAAATTCATGTCGATGGAAAACCGGGTAAAActttttcatgtaatatttgtcATGAAATATTTGCATCACGACACAATTTTGTTGTACATAAAAAACTTCATATATCATGTGatttttgtggtaaaaattttttagatcacAGTAAATTAATTCGACATAGACGAgttcatactggtgaaaaaccattttcgtgtgatatttgtaatcGATCGTTTACCCAACAAAATAACTTGCGTGTTCATCAACAAATTCATACGGGGGGAAAactattttcatgtgatgtatGTGGGAGACCTTTCACGCAAGAATGGAATTTAATTAGGCATAAAACAattcataccggagaaaaacgATTTTCATGTACGCTGTGTGATAAGAAGTTTTTAATGAATTGTGATCTAGTTAATCATCAAAGAGttcataccggagaaaaaccgtACTCATGtagtatttgtaataaattatttcgttGGAAAAAATCCTTAATTAAGCACAATAATGGTGGCCACTGTTTTTCCGAATTCCCTAACTTTTCTAGGTTTCCCagttgaataattcaaaaattcccTGACCAAATTACTACTTTTAAATTGCTTTGAAAGGAAGAGgaacgaaaattttacaaataacaaaCAGAGAAAATCGTAGTATTTAATATGACAGGGGCCATATaagaattttatccaattttgataaaccaagtatgtaatgctactaaatttgaatcatacttttcaaatttgtgatcaaaattaacctaggtctaataggtttcaagaatgtggtgccctggtcccgaaattaagcaaataagtgatagctagagaaaaactgacatcacagctgaaaagaatgatctaaaattagtgggtttaaaaaaatttcaataagatcggatcaaatttgcctgttatcaaaaatcgaatttttaaactttaagacgtcatcagaataaaaaaaaaaaaattaattttggccAACGGGAAACTAAATACTGAACAACATCTTGGTCAGGGCGTCATATATCTCCTTTGCAGGAAGGAATGCACTTTATCGATCATGACCGAGTTCATACCCCTACTCTGCTGATTTTCGGGTGGCTGTGACCGCAACTTTTTTTGAGGGCTCGATCCACGCCTGGAAAACAGTTGTATTCTTATAAGTTGGCTTTaacgtttaaataataaaaaaaaaaattgtataaaaattgtatttattaaaaaaatgaaaaaatggaacaaataaaaattatgaaattctaAAACAATGCACATCATTGTTTTGTGTAACCATGCAATGTAtagaacttaaaataaattctagtATAAAAAAACATCATACTATggaatataaatgtatataaacgaTATCAATATtctgataattataaaaaaatacattcactaGAATCTTCTAGATGGCAAAAAgtttgtaattataaattttaaaaatgaaggaATATCAACTATTTTCCATTGACATTACCATCTTGGAAAAATACGTagtattgataattaaaaattcaaattgtactcatctttttattttaattcgaaaaaaggGGGCGAAATAAATGGGTAAAAGCAAATTAATATCCATCTTAGGGTATGTTCCGATATACACTGGAAGCACTGCCCAGTACTATTACTGTAGAAAAATCCGTTCCGTTATAAACGTCAGTATACTGCTACAGTACCCTAGGGGAATATATGACAGTATaaataaccaaatatttttactgaTAGCATTGGCGTTTTTGAGGTAAGGTACTCGCCAGTACTTCGATCACGTGATCAGTCAAAGCCAATTGAATTCTAAACCGTTGACtcttaaacatatttttgtttggaaaaagagtttaatatctatatataagagtttattaaagagtttttttttttcttttaataattttgtaatattttcagaagtttttttttatttattttattattataactgtattgaatgtttatttatttttttaataattaaatttatatattttgtaaatggctTAATGGCCTttgccaaaatattttaaataaaaaaaaaaggtatatatttttttttattctcaaagatttattttaagaattacaGTAGATATTTGTAGaagatttatcaaaataaattctcAGTAAAAATAGAACTACATAAACAtgttcaaaaattacaataatttcattacttctcattagttttttcaataaattagctTTATACGCTTTTTCATAAAGTTATTTTACATGAAGACAGAttgacaataaaatttacaattttttcgtacattttttaatattcgattCAGAAAGTATGCATGGATAACTTATGCTCTAAAacttaaacattattatttataaaatttttcaatctttaaacTTTAATACGCTCATTTGAAAAGCGCGTCAAAAAACGATGCTGACAGTATACTGGAGTGCGTTCCGTTTTAAATAGTAACCAGTATAACTGGCTATAAAGGAACGGCTTCACAGTATACTGAATTGACGTCTACTGTACAGTAGTCCCAGTACATATCGGAACACGGCCTTAGTCATAGCGACAAACATGCCAAATGTCATGCGCACTAATGGATGAATTTAGGAGTTTGCAGATTTGAATTCCCACAATAGTTGACGGCTATTGTCATTAACAAGAGCCGCGTGGCAGTTTCCTGTAATAGCTCTTCTCGAGCTCCATACGATTACCATCGTAATTCTCATCTTAATCTATCAGTTTTTATTTGTAGCAAACGATAAATTTACGCTCATTTACAAAATTACCCTAATTATTGCGATCTAGAAACACCCATGGActgtataaataaacaaagataaaaaaatgaaataattgtcaattcttttaaaaaatgtttacataatttttaactcttaattcgtaaaaaaattaaattcttaacaAGCAAAAAAGCGAAATCTTAATTACGGCCTTGTTCAAAATTTCCTGaaacaaaaaggaaaaaaaacaaatcagtttttatttttttaaacaatccaGCGTTATACCAAGTGTCTTAAAATTTAGTTGTTAGGCATtacttagtaaaaaaaaaagtgacatAACAATAAACTGAAAGAATCAAGTTCAATTTCTTCCCATTTCGTTTTGAGATGAAATgggattatttttattgtaagtcCATCCCTTTCACCTGAGCCTGTCATTCTCATAGCTAAATGTTTCGTAATTCCGAATGGTGTtgggactcttgacaggacaAGTGATGAGATTCTTGACAATCCCGGGAGAAATTTCAGCGGAGAACCTGTGGTATTCCTGTGTGGCGTGTGACCTGGACAGAATCATATAGCATCATCTGATTAAAATGGCATCCCTTATCCGAAGACGTCTCGCCTTCGGGATACAGGTTGTTCTCAGGAAAGGCATCGAGGACCCCTTGATCTACGTGCTAGTGAACCATTTGCGGTACCCTCTGTTttcttattgaaaattattttgaacttcCGAGTTCAGACACATTTATTCGAATAACAGATATAtgccacgatactcgaaataaaatcgCTATACTGGTCCCTGGTACGAAAAAAGGTCGGGACTAGGAAATTTGTAACTGTCGAGAGGGttgaaaaataaagttcaatttCTACTTACGCAATTTCTTATCCAACTCATCCAGGTACGGTTTGTATATTTCAAAGGCATTTTGTCGTAGCGCGTTGCCAGCCATTAAGTCAtgtgcaaattttattacagatttcGCTGCTTCTTTCCCGACAATTTTCATTGATGGCAATGTAAACGTTGTCAAATCTACATCTTCTTTTgcagataatttttttccatacgAGGATAAATGTGGTTGAggtagttttcttttttttgttacaccCTTTACTTCATCTTCTTCTTTATCTTTATCACGTTTTGGGCAACTACAAATTCGTACTTCATGTTTACGTCTTCCTAAAATTTCgccactaaaaaataaaagaaattatttttgttaacatgttaacatgtttttatttactcGCTTTTTCTATGTCCGggtggaattttgtaattgtttttcaaCTTCTCGATAAACTAGAGACCCGAAATTTAGCCCATAGCTCAGAAGTGGATGGCAATGCATGAGAATGTGAAATTGAAGAATGTGATTTCCAGGATTTCAAATCGATAGCCACTTACGAACGGTTTAATTACCTGGAGCTTTCAAGCGTGTAAACGATTTCTAGCGGTCGCCGATTCATTCCAGATGTACAGGAATTTTTACACATAAATTTGTACATTAAACGAACACTATCGGTACCAGGTTGAGGTTGTCCTAATGGTGTAATAATACTGTATCGGCCATCCACATCGCGACAATAACTTGTTGAAGGAAGATTACAACGAATAACATGAGGAAATACATGTTCTGGAACATctgaaatcgaaaaaattgtaaattgtacTACTCCTTTTCAAGCAAAATTAAAgagatatgaaaaaattaacaataagagagatgaaaaaaacaattgacggagttaattgttgaaataccatgtatagagaaagtgttgaatgtcagtgcttgcattatttttataaataaaaaaagtttaaaaaaccaacacaattatttattttgattttcgaaaattttcacaaatattttctagaatctttatttcatttttagagaatgtttcacaagaccactagttgaagctacctgcaatttttcaactccctatcttttatagttttggagaaaatggataccaaagtTTTCCCGTAATTTGCGTTCTCGCGTGTAGACAGTTAAAcgaataaacaacattttttagatttaaacttttgttctatctctaacggtttacaaaaattgacctatgtttcgcatttacgaactaaaactcactttttacgttctgatgctataaaaatttcagcttgatatctcttttcgtttttgagttattgtgatcACGAacggacaaccaaaaatggactaaatagttgattttttgaacatctatcaaaaaaattttgttcgtatcttgaatatttttaagcgttacaaacttcaaACTggaattagtataccttgatatatatttcacaaatacagaataaaattattcaagattTTTTGCTTACTTTTCGATTTCGACACTTTTTGTTATATTTCGTAAATATAGCTCTACAATAATCCATGAAATAAATCATGACATTGTACAAATCGTAAGCAAACCttcataagttttaaaaatatagaaaaaaactgcaaaaatatATACCTTTATTCGAATTATCAGTTCTGCTAGAATGGTTCAAACAGCGAACCACATGATCTTGACTATGTTGAGGTAAGGAAAATAATGGTGTTGCACGAATATAAAGATCAGGCAAAGCTGGCATCCATCGAAATTCTACCGGTAATGGGTGCCCCATGTTAATGAAAACCTTATTCAAATGTTTTGAATactgcaaataaaatttatatttaatataatatcaattatCTTATCCAgcgtaattttttaaatcattaggGTCCATTTCTCctcattatgattttttttatggaacGCGGCTCAGTTCGTATGAGTGTTTAgaacaaaatcatattgattACTTTTGTACTTTTACCATACGCGCGTGCGCGTTTTCGTCCAAGTTCGTCCAAGCTAAATCtgctgaaaaatcatgaaatttgatttctCATTATATTTTGGgctatttctattttaaacatttttcttgtGACATTTTGTCCTAAAACTcgccgtttttgagatacaagtgATTGAAGGGAAACAAATCTAATGTTGCTGAAAATATGGCATTGTCGAAATTAACGACTATTGTGTGGCTTTCCACACACACTTTTGAcattccttc
The Chrysoperla carnea chromosome 4, inChrCarn1.1, whole genome shotgun sequence genome window above contains:
- the LOC123298392 gene encoding zinc finger protein OZF-like — translated: MIKDMDEIQTPSNLTIKCENIDEIQTHSDLIIKEEIQSHSDLMIKDRDEIQTHSNLTIKSKIDEIQTHSNLIIIDRDEIQTHTSLVIKDEGMNGIYARTKIKIEEDNIDGIQTSSNSTIKNEDIEKIQTHEEIIIKNEDVDEIQTHTELVIKNEDMDNIQTRTEIIDESAEESESDDTLSQKSNNNKQKKRFPCDICFKKYRGIKELIHHKRLHTGEKPFSCDICGGKFNRQGSLNVHKKLHSGERPYSCDVCNKTFTQQSNLRVHRQIHNGQKRFSCDVCDKTFSRKDSLINHKRIHNREKPFSCNVCDKTFTRKNELNKHQQIHVDGKPGKTFSCNICHEIFASRHNFVVHKKLHISCDFCGKNFLDHSKLIRHRRVHTGEKPFSCDICNRSFTQQNNLRVHQQIHTGGKLFSCDVCGRPFTQEWNLIRHKTIHTGEKRFSCTLCDKKFLMNCDLVNHQRVHTGEKPYSCSICNKLFRWKKSLIKHNNGGHCFSEFPNFSRFPS
- the LOC123298052 gene encoding cellular tumor antigen p53 isoform X2, which encodes MSSLPELPDEFIGDVLKDVSNDLTNFGEPYENMENFSYGDTKDFLHDGMPPISDLSRPSTVAPDVSGESNNSYPSFNNNHPQFIQPSMGMIPSNEEFPGPYNFDIILLNTSTKYNWVYSKHLNKVFINMGHPLPVEFRWMPALPDLYIRATPLFSLPQHSQDHVVRCLNHSSRTDNSNKDVPEHVFPHVIRCNLPSTSYCRDVDGRYSIITPLGQPQPGTDSVRLMYKFMCKNSCTSGMNRRPLEIVYTLESSSGEILGRRKHEVRICSCPKRDKDKEEDEVKGVTKKRKLPQPHLSSYGKKLSAKEDVDLTTFTLPSMKIVGKEAAKSVIKFAHDLMAGNALRQNAFEIYKPYLDELDKKLRNFEQGRN
- the LOC123298052 gene encoding cellular tumor antigen p53 isoform X1; its protein translation is MCAFLTERMSSLPELPDEFIGDVLKDVSNDLTNFGEPYENMENFSYGDTKDFLHDGMPPISDLSRPSTVAPDVSGESNNSYPSFNNNHPQFIQPSMGMIPSNEEFPGPYNFDIILLNTSTKYNWVYSKHLNKVFINMGHPLPVEFRWMPALPDLYIRATPLFSLPQHSQDHVVRCLNHSSRTDNSNKDVPEHVFPHVIRCNLPSTSYCRDVDGRYSIITPLGQPQPGTDSVRLMYKFMCKNSCTSGMNRRPLEIVYTLESSSGEILGRRKHEVRICSCPKRDKDKEEDEVKGVTKKRKLPQPHLSSYGKKLSAKEDVDLTTFTLPSMKIVGKEAAKSVIKFAHDLMAGNALRQNAFEIYKPYLDELDKKLRNFEQGRN